In the Rubripirellula amarantea genome, CTCGACTTCCTTAACCGTAACACAGTAAACGATCACCGGTTCATTACGGAACTCTCCGTTGTTCATCGTTAGCATGTGACGAAGACGCTCCTGCTTGCTCGCTTCACCACAACACGCTTCTACCGACAACCGCAGGTTCGGTCGATATGCCGAGTTCGACACTGTTACAGGGTCAATCATATGCAGACAAGAAGTAATCTCTTCAACTGTGCCCGCCGACGCGGTAGCTGTCATCGCGAGAATTGGTGGATCACCAAGACGCTTCCGAGCGTGTTGCAGGCAAAGATAGTCCGGTCGAAAGTCGTGACCCCACTGACTTACACAATGAGCCTCATCAACAACAAACAAATCAACACCAATCTCAGCAAGCAACTCGCACAAATCTGTCTGTTGCAGACGCTCGGGCGTCGTAAAAACAAATTCCGACTTTCCCGACTTCAAATCATCTCGAAAGGCTTCAGCCTGCTTCTTCGACTTCGAACTGTTCAGAATGACCGCGTGAATTCCGTTCTCACGAAGACTAGCCGCTTGATCTTCTGCCAGTGATATCAACGGACTTACAACGACAGTGACTCCATCCAATTCCAAACCTGGCAACTGGTAACAGAGACTTTTTCCTGAACCGGTTGGCATCAAGATTAAAGTGTCGCGGCCCTGCAACGCGGCACGACAAGCTTTTGACTGACCGGGCCGGAATCGTTTGTAGCCAAATGACTGCTCTAGTCGTTCGCGCAGTTTCGGCACTTGACTCATGATTGCAACTTTCAACTGATGACAACGACCATACCGAGGTAGCATGACGAGGTAGCGTACGACGCCTTGAATGCACATCGTGCGAATGACTAGGACTATTGACGACTGATGCTGACGCTGGACAAACAAAGTGTTAGATACCAACGTCGCAACGCGTTACAAACTCATCACGTGCAGTCGTGACACTAGCCTTGCTTGATTTCGCTATTGGTCTCTTGCGAACCTATCCATCTCTTCAGATACCAAGAAGTACAAGATTCAACGGCGGTGACGATCCGGAAGATAAGACATGATCGTCGATGATGGCTCGCGCGACCTGATATACGCCGCGTAGCCTAAAGCTCCCAACGCAAGGCCCGCAATGAACACTAGACCGGAGGTCGCACCACGGTGTTCATCCACCTCATAGCGGACTCGATCCATCGCTGTCTGAACCGGCGGAGCAACACGATCGCTCAATTGCTCGCCCATGTGGCTTGCCCGTTTCAGGATCGAGGGTGCTGGAGCATGTTCACGGACTACAGCCTGAACTTCGTCTGCGGACGTGTTTGTGAATTCATTCAGAAATTTTTCAAGTTCGTAGACATCCTGTGGCAATGCTTCGACGTCGCGTGAGTCCAAGTGCGGCCAGCGTTCAATGATCGCAGTCTTCACTCGAATCCAGGGTTCGTCCGACCACGCAGGCTCAGTTGACTGATTCTCGCTCACGGTGGCTTCGTTTCGGCTGCTCACGTCTGCATTCCTATCTCATTTTCTCGATGCCCCGCGTCCACCGTTCATAGTGGATAGATTCGCTGCATCGGCCCCTTGTTGCTTTGCAACCCGTGTGCCAACAAGTTTCCATTTCCCACTGCAAGCTTCCTCATCTCAACTCTTTCGCTTGTAGCCCTCGGGTACGGCCGAAGTGTCGATAATTTCCGAGCATGAATTTCGAGCATTTGTAGAGTGCCAACTCAGCGAGCCATTGCGTCAGTTCAGGACTACTTTCAAAATCAAACAAAAACCCGAAGAGCTCTGTGATGCCCATTAATGCGAGTAACGGGTGTCAAATGAGCTTAGACATGATGTTTGTCGCAGGTAATCAATGACGAAGTTATCACGACCTAACCTACTGCGACATTAGAAGACAACGAGGTCCAACCCAAAAAGGTTGCTCACCGAGAATGACAGGGGATCAGCAAATTCTTGTTGGCAACATCGTTCCCTTTTACTTCTATTGCTTGCCAACGGTCGTTCGCATCAACACGAGATTGTCATGCACCAGACTAGACGACCAGATGAACTTTGCGTCGGATTGGGGGTCGTCAAACAGGTCGGTAAAGTTCGTGTACGCGGGTTTGTTCCTGACACCAATAAAATCATTGGTGAAAGTGAAAGCGTTTGCCCAATCATTATCGTCAAAATCGACGGCGGCCAAGTTTTCAAGTATTGGCCAGTGTGCCGCGAAGTACGCCGTTCCGTCTGCCGCGTCATCCGTACTGCACTTTGAGCTATCTCGAATTTACTCTAACGGAGAAAGGCACGATCGTTTTGGCCGAAACCAGTGGCCTTGGTTTCGCCGTAGCTCCCGGCATGGGCGAGAAGGCGGGCGGACCAAGCCACCTGTTGCGAAAGATGGGTCTAGCGAATCTTGCCGAGACACCAGAGAAGCTTACGACGTGGAAGCTCGTCAAAGATGCCGACCGCTGGCCTGGATAACGACAGCTTGGACGACCAAACCATATCTCTGTTGATCGGCGATCAGTAATCCAAAGACACCCGCGAGAACGAGCATCGAAGATACACCGAAAAAAAGGATGAACGCATCGATCATCCACCACTTCCAACCTGCCGCAAATCTTTACGCTGCGGCGTTACGACTTGAGATATCCGATGACGACTTTACGCGACCAAACCGATACGCAGTTCGCCAAGCTACAGCAATCGAAGCCTGAGTTTGCGAAACAAATCGAGTCTCTTCTAGCTAAAGCTCGCGATTTTGGAGATGGGAAAGATGCGATTGCAGTGGGCCAACCCGCTCCAGATTTTGAACTGCCAAGTGCCAAAGGTGAAGCGATCAAATTGTCTGCCCTGCTCGCCGGCGGACCGGTGGTGATCATGTTCTATCGTGGCAGTTGGTGTCCTTACTGCAACCTGCAACTGCGTGCGATGCAGAACCGACTCGCTGACATAGAAATCCATGGCGGCCAGCTTGTTGCAGTGAGTCCGTCGGTCCCCGACGAATCACTGTCGCTGATCGAAAAGGAAGAACTAAGATTCACAGTGCTTTCAGACAAAGACGCACTGGTTGCCTCGCAATATGGAGTCGCTTGGAAAGTCCCCGAACTAATACTCGACCATATGCGTGACGACCGCGGCCTTGACCTGACCAAAATCAACGACGGTAATGGCACCGTGTTACCCATCCCTGCGATTTTTATCATTTCAATCGATGGCATCGTGACGTGGCAATACGTCAACGTGGACTATCGTCATCGCGCTGAGCCGGAGGATGTCATCGCAGCCCTTCGCGAATTATACTGATGGCCTCGCACATGAAACGTATTTTCTATTGAAGATGACAACGGATGGCAGACGCTTTCCGGATTCAGCAAGATGGCAGAGAACTTTCGCGACTCTGTTGTCACACGATGATGGAGATGAACAAGATCGTTGCGGAACTGGGCGGCTATACCAGCCGCGAGAACACCAGCCCTCCAGGCCATCAATGAATGTCGATCGGCCCGCAAGCCATGCACATCATGGCAAGGTTCTTGCTCGATTCCACACCTCGAGCGAATCAAAGATGTTTGTAACAACGAGGGCCGCCGCAGTAGAGTCAACCATCTCAAGACGCCTAGACCGGAAGCTCCGGTTCACGTCATGGATGTACATGGCAATCCAATGCATCGTGCGAAACAAAGTAAGGACCGATTCCATGCCCGGATTCGTGCGTCGTAACGTACAACCATTTCAAAGATGCCGGAAAAAAGTAGAAATCAAAGGACGGGAAACAATCCTGGACGGCAATATCACGCGGGCAATACCAGAGCATATCAAAGTCTTCGTGCCAAACGTAGATCGGCGAATCACATTGCTGGGCAAACGCGTTCTCAGCGGCGGCACGATCCAGTGCCGGCTGAAATCGATAGCTGTATGCGTGCCACAGACGGCCCTTGTAGGCGTACGAACCTGTTTGCTCGTGCACAACCGCGAAGAAGTGCCGAGTCATCCTCTTCATCACTTGCCGAAAGGATTGACCAAGAACGCGAAAGTCGTCTGGCGGGTAGTCGCAGTCGCTCACTAAATCTTCTCCATCAGCCTATACGCATTCGACATCGTTCAGTTTCACCGAGTTGGGCGTCGAAGAAGCGAAGCGGCTTCTTGCAGCCAATCGGATCGACTCAGATTCCCATCTGCCTTTGGCAACTTGGTCGTGTCGAGGTCTAAGCCCAGAGCGATTTTTCCCCATCGCTCGGCCAGTTCGGCAGACAAATCCTTCTTCAGCTCAACGGCATGGCTTGGATAGTTTTCAGTGTACTGACCATGAATCGTTGCCCCTCGTGGCCCTCGATCTGGTTTGTTCGCTAGACCATGAAGTCCTCCTGCTGTGCCAATTGCCTGAACGATCCGAAACAACGGATGATCCCGCGGCACGTCGCCAGCGTACACCGTAGCTGCGCCGGCTGAATGAAGCCGCTGTTGAAGCAGGCGTACGGGCACCTTTTGAACCGGAACCCCCTCGGCCCGTACTAGGTGCGCCGCGTGCCCGGCCGCTTGGCCCAGCGACATCCAGATCGGCTCCAACCGCAGCGCGCAGAACCCAACGTGGGTCGAACTGGCCGCCACGGGCACCAATAGATTCGTCACCTGCGGCGGGACGATCACGCCATAAGGAATTTGGTACGGTGGAGTTTGGTTGTAAAACTCGCCGATGTGTCTACCGCTAAAACGAGTTCCTTCATGACCGGTGCCGTGACAGTTATTACCGTATTCACCAATAGCCACTGATTCCGGATGCAAACGAGCGCGGGCTTCATCACCCTCCGACTGACAATCATGTTGAGTGAACAGATATTGGCCGACCATCCGTCGCGCTTCCCTCACATAAAGCTGCGGCGGCAGGTGCCCCGTGTCCTCGAACTCGTCCCTGCACCAGCCCCACTCACTAGCCTCGTCCCGAAACCTCTTGGGAACAGCGTCATCGTTCTGGAGAAAGTAGAGCAGTCCCACTTGATCCCGCAGATGCTCGGCGAAGATGCGGTCGCGTTCCTCCGCCGTACCCTCGGGCCAGCCGAGATTCTGACCGGGCAATGACAGACGGATCGCCCCGCCGGAAACGTCGTTTATGTCATATTTATCGTTGGGCAGTGGCGGAGTTTGCGCTTTAAAAAGACAATTCTTTGGGTAGCCGAAGATGGATTCGATCTCGCCCCCATTCAAGACATCCAACACCGCGACGAAGTCCTCTCGCCTATAACCCTCAGGGGCCGAGGGTGCGACGCGGTGCTTCGGCTTCTTTGTCATGGTGAAACGGAAATTGTACGCCTGCAATTGCATGTCAGCTTTCTGCGGCGCCAATGGCTCGTCATGCGCTGCTCGTCCTTCGCGGCCGACGCAGTACGGCACGCCGGCCTTTGCCATCAGATCGCCCTCATAGCTCGCATCAATGAAGACGTCCGCCGAGAAGTCCCAGGTCTTGCCATCAGCCCCGATAAACGTCGCCTTCCGAATAGCCGGAGCTACCGCACCGCGATCGAGCTCGACTCCTTCGAGGCGAGCTTCGGTGATGACCCGAACCCGCACCCTCTCCTTGAGCATCGCATTCAACACGGCCAAGTTCACGTGCGGCTCCGCGAACACTCCGCCAAAGCAATCCTTCACCTGTTGGGAGTCGCGGCCATACTCGGCTACGTAATACGTCTCGACGCGATCAGCGAAGTCGAGGAACGCACCGGTCAAACCTTCGCGCGCGTGGAAGTCCGTGTGCGATAGCCCGGATGTAACTAGCCCACCGACACGACGAGTCCGCTCGACGAGCACTACCGACTCACCATCGTCAGCGGCGGCGAGAGCGGCGGCAATGCCGGCGGGAGTACCACCGTAGACTAGGACTCCGCATTGAGGCTCTTTCGCAGCACCCACGCTGACAAAAAGGAAAAGCATCGTGATCGCTAGGAGTTGACGCATCGTGTCTTGATTTTCAGAGAGAACCCGCTGTTCCAGTAGCCGAACGTTACGGATCACCGGAGCCCGTATACAGCTTAGATTCGACGTCACGTAGCGGGGCGAGATTTTCATGCTGGCGGTCACGGAATGGTTGCCAGAACCTAAACATTCGCGGCAAGCGGCACGGACGCAAGACGATCACGACCGGGTTGCACTGCCGATCGCCACCGAAAAAGCGAAATACAGCGACCGATAGTGAAAGCGAGCGCCAATGACGACGTTCGGACCAGTTCAACACAATCGAGCGGTTCTGTAGTCGCGGTACTATGGTATCACGTAGCCGTGCCAGTTCGGACTATCGGAGTACACAACCAATGTGTCAATTCCACGAAAGCACCAAAGTAGCCAGGCAATCATGGTCAGTGCGACAGCGTAGACAAGCGTCGCGGCGAGTAAAACGAGAACAAACGAGACAGTTAAGGCAACCACCGGTGCGGCGGTGACAAGGACGGCAATGGCAGGGAATAGCTGCACGAGTGTTGCCGCAAAACGCAACCCGTCACCGGACCGGGAGAGCTAAACTAACCATCGCCAAAACGCCCGCAAGACAGTCTCCGGGACATCCCGTGGTTCTTCTTGTTGGACTAGTTGCTGAAGGGATCAGCAGATGCATCGCCACGAACCACAGTGCCGGTGGTTTTAGGACCGATCTTGGAGAAGTCAACGAAGAGCAGTTGCGTTGAGCCATTGCCCAGGAATGTCATCTGCGTTTCGAATTTTCGATTGTCCGACATTTCTACACGAATTGTCGGCGTTGACCGACGAAAACGAAGGGTCGGGCTGTAGCCATATAGATTGACGATTGCGTCGCCGACATAAAGATTGTCGACATACAGCTTTGCAACCTGCGGCTTGAAGGAATCCGCAGAACGTCCAGAAGCTACAATCTCAGGTGCAAAGTAGAGTCGTAGCGTCGTGACCTCAGGATTGCACGACGGAGAAACGTCATCGGCATGCACAGCGTGGACGAGGAAGAGCGTTAGAAACGCGAGAACCGCATGGCGTATCAACATCGGGTTTACCTGTAGGAAACGATCGTTTAGGTGGGATAACGTTTAGGATAACCGGGTACGAAGAGTAGACTCTCCACTTCAAACCCGTGTGATTGAGCACTCCGCCTTCATCCGTTTGTTATCCGCCTTCGTCCGGCGAGGATCGTCCACTTTGCGTTGGTGACCGTAGTGTGAAAGCGATTGGAACCAGCATGATTGCCAAAGCGCCCATCGGCCCGAGAAAACGAACGCAAAAGTACGTAATCGGACAAACGACCAACGCGACGATAAAGGCAAACTTCGTTTCAGACATGCGTGTTGCTTTGTGGTGCTGGTGCGAGAATCGGTTTCTTGGACATCAATGCTGACAGTGCACCCCGATTTCAATTTCCGTGATTTAACTCGGATAACGGCAGGCAGAACCGGGCCGCTGCGGTTGATGCTCCACTTGAAAACACGCGATCGACGGCTCCGCGTTCATGCCATTATTGTACGGCAATCTCAGCCTCTGAGCAGACCTTCACCTGCCAGTCCATCAATAGTTTAACACCCTCAGGAATGCCGTACGTTTCTGCGAAATTGTTTGAGAGTTGTTTGTTTAGCAATGGGTCTACGACGATCATCAGTTTACCAAGTTGCTCGTAGTAAACTCGAACGTGAGCGTGATTGTCAAAATCAATCTTAGTCGATCCAAATAGGCTATTTAGCGCGTTGACCGTGTTTGGACGGGTCAAAGCAATTTCTGCATGTGCAATTGAATGCCGCACTGCACTCAAAGCCCGATCACGATTTGCCTCAAGGCATTCGTATGCCTTATGAGCTGTGAGGTACTTCTGAACCCGTTTCGATTCTAAAAGCAGTTTTGCAATGAATAGCGTTGCCTCGTAGAGCTTCGGCGATTTCGTTTGCCGTACAACATCGGTGTCAACTTACCATCATGCATGATTCGACAAAGAGCAGACGAATCAAATTGGCGAATCGAACCATCTGGTAGCTCTGCAAATTGGTACGGTCGGTGCCAAGGCGTCCTCACGAGAAAGTCGTGGCTGGAGATTCCGGAATTCTTCTGAAAACGCTCCGGAACGATCCGGCAATATTGGAAGTTCGCGTAGTCCTGTGAGTTTGAATCCATCCGTTCCGTCCAGTGTAATCTGCATCCCTTGTGACATACGACACAACGAAAGGTTCGTCTCTAGCCGTAGAACGTCGGAATTCACGCGGTGGCGGGAGTTGATCACCCACTTCCAAAAGCACGCCACCGCCACTCGCGTGCAATTCTCTGGTTATCCGTCGTGATGGGAGGGTATAAAACACCTGTTAGGCGTCCGGTACGACGAAGCTTAAGTGATGGGCGGCATGCCATTGTTGCATCAAGAGCCACTGTTCACGATTAAGTCTTCCCAGCATCGGATAGTGTGTGACGAATGGAGTGGAGGGATCCATTAGGGTTTTCGCAAGCGCGTAGAACCGGTTTGCGCAGTCGTCTTCGTCGAGATCTAGGGCGGGCTGAAGTTGTTTCGGGGCTTTGCCACGAAGCTTAGATGGTTTTCCCTTCCGCATCGTAGGCATGAACATCAGTTTCATCACTGGTCGCAACAGGGCAGGAAACGTGAATTCCGCGCCGTCGATCGTCATTTGCATGGACATGTTCAGGTGATCGAGTATTTGGGCGAGGCTCCAAGCACCAACCAGTTCGTAGCCGCCTTCACGCAATCGAACAATGTCGGTGCAAGCAGCACCCAAATCAGGATAACGCAAATCCATTCGTCGATCTGCGATTGTCACTTTCCGTTCAGGTTTCTGGAGCATGCTTGTTGAGTGTGATTGTAGCTGGTGTGAATAATTCAGTCGGATAAAGAATTCATGAAGTCCGTGGTTTGAGGCGAGTCGGTTGCTTTCGCGCTGCTGACCAGGCGGTGATCGTTCTCTTTCGAGACATCACAATCAATCGCTTCTAGCGTGAACACCCCAAACCACGGAGACTTCTTATGGTGACATGCACCATCGACCTTGGCAAGTTTGATAGCGTCTGCTGCTTCTTCGACCCGGCCAGCCAGAAGCATCAGTTCAAGACCATCGCCACTCGGCGCTCACACATCGAGCACCTGCTAAGCTCTCGGCCCGACATCGATCTGATCGTCATGGAAGCCTGCGGACCGTCAGGCTGGATCAACGACATCTGCCAAGATAGACAAGTGAAAACACTCGTCTGCAGCACCAACGAGAAAGCTTGGAACTGGAAAGCCACCAAGCGAGAGACCGATCGCGACGACGCACTGAAGCTCGCCGAAATGTCCCTGCTGCGGCGACTCGTGCCGGTCCACGTGCCAAAGCCAGACATTCGCGAGCAACGAGCGTTCATCAAGTATCGCAAGAGTGTCGACAAGGACATCAACCGACTCAAGAACTCGATACGCAGCCTCTTCGCCAACCGTGGCATCGAGATCGACACCGGCGAGCGGGCCTGGAACACAGGACCGGTGCACATCAACTCGTGCCGCAAGCCGATCGAAGACTGCACGCGTGATGAGTTGTGGCGAGGCCAACTCGATATGCAGCTCTCACGTCTTGACGACGTGACCAGGAAGCTCGAATCACTCGAAGCAAAGCTCGACGAATTCGCCGCCGAGCATCCCAACATCGTGCGGCTGATGACGATCCCCGGTGTGGGTCGCAAGACCGCCGAAGCGATCGTCGCGGCCATCGACGATCCGCATCGCTTTAAGAACGCAAAGCATCTTTCCAGTTACCTCGGACTGACACCTAAACAACATCAGTCCGGTGAGATCGACCGCAACGGACGCATCAGCAAGCGAGGCAGCAAGCTGCTTCGCACGATGCTGTTGCAGTGCGCTTGGTGCAGCCTCAGATACAACAAGTGGAGCAAGAAGACCTACGATCGAATCACCGGTGGCAGCAAGACACGTCGCAAGAAAGCCGGCATCGCGTTGGCGCGGAAGCTCGGCGTGATCGCTTGGGCGATGATGCGAGACCAGACCAACTGGGACGCCAGCAAGCTGCTGCCCCAAGCAGAGGCCAAAGACAACGGCAAGTTGAAGATCAAACGCAAGCCACCAAAACCACCTGGCCCCGTGTACAGCGACGAGTCGTCTGGCGTCGCGCACCGCAAAGCCAACTTAACCACGAAGCCCCAACGTCAAACCCGAACTGGTAACCGTCGCACCCAAACCGTTCAACTGAAATGACACCGACCAAGGCTCGCCGTCTTGCGAGCCGGGCCGCTCTGGAGTGATCGCGAATCGCTGCCCGGGGCACTGCAACAAAAAGTTGACCTCGAGATAATGAATGCGACGCTCCGGAGTAGCCTTGTCAAACCATCCAACGATCATCCTTTTACAACCGTCCCGACCGCAGCGAGCTGACGAAGCGGCAGTTGCGAAAGACACCTAAGCGAAACGAGAAACATCCCGAGCAGGACTCCCCTTTGGCCATGACTACTCCCCAGAGTTGGAAACCGAGAAACGCGTCCAACGCTGCAGCGTTGAGCTAAAGTCTCGGGAGACGCCGCGATAAAGCATGTGGCTGGCCCAAGCAAGAGTATTTCAAACGAATCCATCCGATTGGAACGCCTGTAAGAAATGATGAGACGACGCACATCAAACAAGTGACCTGTCACTTCAGCGTCGACACCTCGAATAGTCGAATAGTTCCCAGACGGACTTTCTCACCTCGCCACAGTGTCCACCGCCTCCGCCAAGCCAACCCGCTCTCAACACCACGTAAAGAAATGCCCAACAGACCCATGTAGAGAAAAATTCCAAAAAGCGGCCAGACGCCTCTGGTCAAACCACGGACTTCATAGTCGGCGGCGATCAGCGGGCCGGGAGAGCTGATTGTCCATTCGAGAAACCTTGCAAGCCCGGCTCCGTTGCATCGCATCGTTCCCCGCAACTTGTGTGTCAAATCGAGTAACGTTTGCGCGATGCAGCCGTCCGGCGTATCCGACACGCGACGATTGCAGTATCGTCCCAAAGGTCGCCGGAGGGAAGACGGACCAAGTCTAAACATGCACGCGGAAGAGCAAAAAAGTCAGTGCGACCGATGAGCGGTGTAATCTTCTCGCGTTTGGCGTAGTCGAAGAAGCCGTCGGAACCAACCAAAAGGACACCACTGAGTCGGCCGTGCCAGAATGGAGCAGGTTTCGCCGCCTGTGAACCAAGTAGCGGTTTGCAAGTCTGCGTACGAGTCAAGTCAGTGATGTTTGAGCCGTCGATCACCCACGCACAACTATCGCCGACGCTTGCACCAAGAATGCGGTCGGGATGTAGGTCCACGATCACAGCGGTGGTTTCACCGCCGTGTATGCGAAGGTCGAGTTGCGAAAGAAACTGGGACCAAGCAGTTGAGTTGTCAATCGCTGCGTAATTCGCCCGCGTTTCCCGAATCACGGTTTCGGCCGCAATATGTCCGTCCCCCGTGCCGCCAGCGCCGTCTGCGACCACGATCAATGTGCGATCACCATCAGTGATCACTTCGATGCGATCTTCGCATCGCTCGCGGTACGCTTCGACAACGTGGGCAGTTTCAAACGATGTCATAGATGAGCATCGTGGTTCTCAGTCGGGGAACGGAATGGTTCAGCGGGCGGGCGTTAGCGATTCTCAACTACAAAAGCGAACAACACGCCCGCTCCGTTGCAACCGATAGTGCGTTATTGTCAAATGCATCACTTGAACGATGCCACTCCTACCTGTGCCGAAACATGAACGGTGTTTCCTGTTGTATCCGCGTCCCGTAAAACCAGTTTGTAGATCCCTTCACCATCTATGGGAGATGAGACATGAAAAACGATTTTAACGCCTGAAATTCCGCTTGTTAACACTTTGCCTCGTGGGTCCAAAATCGCAAATTCCGTCTTTTTGTCCCCCTGGTCGTCATCGAGGCCGGTCATTTGGACAACCAATACTGCATTCTTGGATGGAATGTCCGTAATTCGGAGCGGAACCTCAATTTGTGGTTGGGCGTTGGTCAATCTGAGTTTTGTCGTCTGCATCAGGGCGCGGAAATCCATTTGCAGTGAGCCGGTCTTGACTCGATCGACTTCAAGCTTGCAGTCCGCGAGCTGTCGTTCAAGCTCCTCTACAGCACTTTCGAGTTTGCCGACGTCGGCATCTTTTGGTTTTGGATTCGGTGGCCCTAATTGCAATTTTGCAGCGTAATCGCGTATCCGTATAGCATCATCTAGGTCGGTCGGAGCAATTTCAGCCTGTATAGCCGCTAAATTCTGGACGCACTTTTCGATGACTTCTTGGCGTTTAGCAGAATACTTTTCCTCACTCTCCGTAACGAATTTATCGTAGATGGCAGCTAGGTCTCTCAATTCCGATTCAAACGACTCGATGGCAGCTCTTGCCTTCGGAGATCGAGGCTTTTTGCGCTCATCTTCCGCCGAGACTTGCAGTCCGAGCAGTAACGCTAAAACGGACAATCGAGTAAGAACTCTAGAAATGAATCGCATAAGGATTCCTTCAAAACGAACGACGCGCGTCACCCGGTACGCGCGAGAGATTCTCAATTCCAAAACCGCCCGACTCGCGTACTCGGGTGCACGCGATGGTTCCCCGGCGGTTCGGCGTTACGCAGTCGTGGCGGGTGGATCGAGACGGTATCGCGATCCAAACAGAAACACGCCCGTGAACGCCGCGAACAGAAGCAGCATCGAGACGATGTCTGCCGGTGTAATCAATGCCGCAAGGGCGGCACAAACAACTACGGCAATACCCGCACGATAGTGCCGATGGTTTCGGGCATAGAGCAATGCAACAGGAATCGCCAGCAGGGATAGCAACAGCAATTCAATGGCACCAAGTGAAAGCGGCATAAGTGAGTTCTCCAGCGACAAGGAATGGGTGGAAGTCTCGCCGAAAGCACTCCGTCGGCAATTGCCACGAATGTGAAGCGAAGTCCAAATTTTCATTGACTCGACGGATGATGTCAAGAGAGACAGCGCGCCGTTGACCGGGCACCCGAGTCCGCGACAGGTTTACCTCAACGAAGCAATCCACGCAGGCCGGACGAATATTCGCCAGCGTGCGACCCACACGTCTAAATCGCGATTAAGGCATTCGGGGAACGCTTGTAATCACGGGGTTGCGGCCCGTGATCTAACCATCAGAAAACGCATGGACCGCAACTCCAGTGCATTACATTGTTATCCGCGTTTTGACCATGAGCAGATGGAACGAAAGTTACGAAGATCGTCGAGAACGTGAACGCGAAGAACGCCGCGAGTATGAAGCGGATGTTTTCTACGAGGTGTGGCGAAGTGGTCGCGATCCATACCGGATTGATTTTGACCGAGTTGACGACAACCGATGGGATGGCATGTACGCGGATGACGCCGCAGCCGTCGAGATCAGAGCACAACAACCGAAGCACCAAGAGCCAGAAATTGACGAAGGTTACTTCGGATAACGTCCGGGATCAGCGGGCGGCGG is a window encoding:
- a CDS encoding peroxiredoxin-like family protein, with the translated sequence MTTLRDQTDTQFAKLQQSKPEFAKQIESLLAKARDFGDGKDAIAVGQPAPDFELPSAKGEAIKLSALLAGGPVVIMFYRGSWCPYCNLQLRAMQNRLADIEIHGGQLVAVSPSVPDESLSLIEKEELRFTVLSDKDALVASQYGVAWKVPELILDHMRDDRGLDLTKINDGNGTVLPIPAIFIISIDGIVTWQYVNVDYRHRAEPEDVIAALRELY
- a CDS encoding DUF4275 family protein, producing MSDCDYPPDDFRVLGQSFRQVMKRMTRHFFAVVHEQTGSYAYKGRLWHAYSYRFQPALDRAAAENAFAQQCDSPIYVWHEDFDMLWYCPRDIAVQDCFPSFDFYFFPASLKWLYVTTHESGHGIGPYFVSHDALDCHVHP
- a CDS encoding FAD-dependent oxidoreductase, yielding MKISPRYVTSNLSCIRAPVIRNVRLLEQRVLSENQDTMRQLLAITMLFLFVSVGAAKEPQCGVLVYGGTPAGIAAALAAADDGESVVLVERTRRVGGLVTSGLSHTDFHAREGLTGAFLDFADRVETYYVAEYGRDSQQVKDCFGGVFAEPHVNLAVLNAMLKERVRVRVITEARLEGVELDRGAVAPAIRKATFIGADGKTWDFSADVFIDASYEGDLMAKAGVPYCVGREGRAAHDEPLAPQKADMQLQAYNFRFTMTKKPKHRVAPSAPEGYRREDFVAVLDVLNGGEIESIFGYPKNCLFKAQTPPLPNDKYDINDVSGGAIRLSLPGQNLGWPEGTAEERDRIFAEHLRDQVGLLYFLQNDDAVPKRFRDEASEWGWCRDEFEDTGHLPPQLYVREARRMVGQYLFTQHDCQSEGDEARARLHPESVAIGEYGNNCHGTGHEGTRFSGRHIGEFYNQTPPYQIPYGVIVPPQVTNLLVPVAASSTHVGFCALRLEPIWMSLGQAAGHAAHLVRAEGVPVQKVPVRLLQQRLHSAGAATVYAGDVPRDHPLFRIVQAIGTAGGLHGLANKPDRGPRGATIHGQYTENYPSHAVELKKDLSAELAERWGKIALGLDLDTTKLPKADGNLSRSDWLQEAASLLRRPTR
- a CDS encoding DUF1569 domain-containing protein, with protein sequence MLQKPERKVTIADRRMDLRYPDLGAACTDIVRLREGGYELVGAWSLAQILDHLNMSMQMTIDGAEFTFPALLRPVMKLMFMPTMRKGKPSKLRGKAPKQLQPALDLDEDDCANRFYALAKTLMDPSTPFVTHYPMLGRLNREQWLLMQQWHAAHHLSFVVPDA
- a CDS encoding IS110 family RNA-guided transposase; amino-acid sequence: MVTCTIDLGKFDSVCCFFDPASQKHQFKTIATRRSHIEHLLSSRPDIDLIVMEACGPSGWINDICQDRQVKTLVCSTNEKAWNWKATKRETDRDDALKLAEMSLLRRLVPVHVPKPDIREQRAFIKYRKSVDKDINRLKNSIRSLFANRGIEIDTGERAWNTGPVHINSCRKPIEDCTRDELWRGQLDMQLSRLDDVTRKLESLEAKLDEFAAEHPNIVRLMTIPGVGRKTAEAIVAAIDDPHRFKNAKHLSSYLGLTPKQHQSGEIDRNGRISKRGSKLLRTMLLQCAWCSLRYNKWSKKTYDRITGGSKTRRKKAGIALARKLGVIAWAMMRDQTNWDASKLLPQAEAKDNGKLKIKRKPPKPPGPVYSDESSGVAHRKANLTTKPQRQTRTGNRRTQTVQLK
- a CDS encoding protein phosphatase 2C domain-containing protein, which translates into the protein MTSFETAHVVEAYRERCEDRIEVITDGDRTLIVVADGAGGTGDGHIAAETVIRETRANYAAIDNSTAWSQFLSQLDLRIHGGETTAVIVDLHPDRILGASVGDSCAWVIDGSNITDLTRTQTCKPLLGSQAAKPAPFWHGRLSGVLLVGSDGFFDYAKREKITPLIGRTDFFALPRACLDLVRLPSGDLWDDTAIVACRIRRTAASRKRYSI